One window of Lytechinus variegatus isolate NC3 chromosome 2, Lvar_3.0, whole genome shotgun sequence genomic DNA carries:
- the LOC121408270 gene encoding ileal sodium/bile acid cotransporter-like isoform X2 yields MPMTNMATSNLILISLLSMAATMTTVDAQCGSVTLVNISYTEDFVYVYEGRQANFTLTIDDVVSDGILSFRSDSPRHFELKDPEVTFNLSVGGGYPMNITSTIIGNVISIEEMEILFTPEGSNGVIVVGSQSVGVRRIPNVLQLIYIYTLLAWVVISYISMGGSMDLKAIWEKVRRPYGILIGLFCQFIIMPALTYAVARLITDEPTAAIGIVLVGTCPGGWLSNIFSVLLDVDYTLSVTMTFFSSIIALGMMPLNLLIYATPFTGGDARLGTPYVDLVQQLVILILPVFLGIGLSYKFKKFRKFCDKVIKPISALLIICGVSLGVPADLYAYTTSPLENWIASIITPICGAFFGLALARIFARDVRTSITISLETGVQNALLGRTIVALFYPQPEADLIARVQLTFVMVTLVEGTLASIIYSLFRYLCCRKQCDKMMPKEDEVNDEEAVVVDDIDPKIGLESNGNTPNPVGVENSGFEMSDN; encoded by the exons ATGCC AATGACCAACATGGCTACCTCAAATTTGATTCTTATCTCACTACTGTCGATGGCAGCGACGATGACTACCGTCGATGCTCAGTGCGGATCTGTCACCCTTGTCAACATCAGCTACACAGAGGATTTCGTTTACGTCTACGAAGGACGCCAGGCAAACTTCACATTGACCATTGATGACGTGGTTAGCGATGGGATCCTCTCTTTCAGGTCAGATAGCCCACGTCACTTCGAGTTGAAGGACCCGGAAGTGACCTTTAACCTGTCAGTGGGTGGAGGTTATCCAATGAACATCACTTCGACTATCATTGGAAATGTGATATCGATCGAG gaaatggAAATATTATTTACCCCTGAAGGCTCAAATGGCGTCATAGTTGTCGGTTCTCAAAGCGTAGGCGTCCGTCGTATTCCAAACGTTCTGCAATTGATTTACATCTACACTCTACTTGCATGGGTAGTGATAAGCTACATATCTATGGGTGGCAGCATGGATCTCAAAGCAATCTGGGAGAAAGTTCGACGCCCTTATGGTATCCTGATTGGTCTGTTTTGTCAGTTCATCATCATGCCTGCTCTTACTTACGCCGTTGCCCGTCTCATTACTg ATGAGCCTACAGCAGCAATTGGTATCGTCTTGGTCGGCACATGTCCTGGCGGATGGTTAAGTAATATCTTCAGCGTTCTTCTCGATGTCGATTACACCTTGAGCGTGACCATGACATTCTTCTCCTCCATCATCGCGCTCGGTATGATGCCCCTCAATCTCCTCATCTACGCCACGCCCTTTACTGGTGGTGACGCACGACTTGGCACACCATATGTCGACCTCGTCCAGCAGCTCGTCATCCTCATCCTACCCGTCTTCCTCGGTATAGGCCTCTCCTATAAATTCAAGAA ATTCAGGAAGTTTTGTGATAAAGTCATTAAACCGATCTCAGCCCTTCTCATCATATGTGGAGTGTCGCTTGGTGTTCCAGCAGACCTCTATGCCTACACCACGTCACCACTTGAG aACTGGATCGCCAGTATAATCACCCCAATTTGCGGAGCATTCTTCGGTCTCGCCTTAGCTCGTATCTTCGCTCGCGATGTCCGGACATCGATCACCATCTCGTTGGAGACAGGTGTTCAGAATGCTCTCCTTGGCCGTACCATCGTCGCGCTCTTCTACCCTCAACCGGAGGCTGATCTCATTGCTCGAGTTCAACTCACATTTGTCATGGTGACCCTCGTCGAAGGAACGCTGGCGTCTATCATCTATTCGTTATTCAG GTATCTATGTTGTCGCAAGCAGTGTGATAAGATGATGCCGAAAGAGGATGAAGTCAATGATGAGGAGGCTGTGGTAGTCGATGACATCGACCCCAAAATTGGTCTTGAGAGCAATGGTAACACGCCCAACCCAGTCGGAGTTGAGAATTCGGGCTTTGAGATGTCTGACAATTAG
- the LOC121408269 gene encoding ileal sodium/bile acid cotransporter-like has translation MLPSLGNILLAIIFLRVGVAGAEFNYTTLPTDFVTVEEGKEAGLRMNLTGITKTLQIETSSSDLQKFTLEQASFQVNPIYETILYPNGSTGQRLRDDGIQTITIMIGGISLGIRQIDFVVRDDMGLLDPRFQIQPFIVKVIRTPSSVGTVFTYILLVWLMISYVTMGVKIEWGVIKKKMKRPFGVVIGAMCQFIVMPGIAALLARVLNLEPTASVALIIVGSCPGGWLSNVFTLLLDCDLVLSLTMTFCSTVIALGMMPLNLFIYATPYARNNSNIRIPFEQIFIQLITLVVPLFIGTFLAHRYPRVAKWFRKLLKPIAVVLVLVGFAAGLWANYFAFESPADIYLSAIILPCVAALLAFFVSKLTCLSNHSSITIAIETGSQNGLLATSVIAFSFPQPEADLMTRVPVLFVTFIFIEGLCMTAIYVVMKRFPGRFELPDDDDRVDHDDLGDKAIKFEPSHENGNTKLDISSRIVGVGSSDFKQSSKPRKKTKQSWMFSKSTQVDLDEIRRSSDNARSNVMSQVRSHSRSVSHVNHAYDAEEHGPISVYNISTATMDDTANQNARQVYI, from the coding sequence ATGCTACCATCCCTTGGTAACATACTCCTCGCCATCATCTTCTTGAGGGTGGGCGTGGCCGGGGCGGAGTTCAATTATACCACTTTACCAACAGACTTTGTCACCGTGGAGGAGGGAAAGGAAGCGGGCTTGCGGATGAACCTTACCGGCATCACGAAAACTCTCCAGATTGAAACATCGAGTAGCGATCTGCAAAAGTTTACCCTCGAGCAAGCCAGCTTTCAGGTTAACCCCATCTACGAAACGATTCTGTATCCCAATGGTTCGACAGGCCAACGACTCAGAGACGACGGAATACAGACTATAACGATTATGATAGGAGGTATTTCATTAGGTATTAGACAAATTGACTTTGTGGTGAGGGATGATATGGGTTTATTGGACCCTAGGTTTCAAATCCAGCCGTTTATTGTCAAAGTGATCCGGACTCCAAGCTCAGTGGGAACTGTATTCACCTATATCTTGTTGGTGTGGCTAATGATCAGTTATGTCACCATGGGGGTAAAGATAGAATGGGGCGTCatcaagaaaaagatgaagagacCATTTGGCGTAGTGATCGGTGCGATGTGTCAATTTATTGTGATGCCTGGCATAGCTGCGCTCCTGGCGAGGGTGTTGAATCTTGAACCTACAGCGTCAGTGGCTCTCATCATCGTTGGCTCGTGTCCAGGGGGATGGCTCAGTAATGTCTTCACCCTTTTGCTTGATTGTGACTTGGTCTTGAGTCTTACAATGACATTCTGTTCGACGGTGATTGCCCTGGGTATGATGCCATTGAACCTATTCATCTATGCCACACCATACGCCAGGAACAACAGCAACATCAGGATACCTTTCGAGCAGATCTTCATACAGCTTATCACGTTGGTCGTACCTCTATTCATAGGAACATTCCTTGCTCATAGATACCCTCGAGTGGCTAAATGGTTCCGAAAGCTCCTGAAGCCTATAGCGGTTGTTCTTGTCCTTGTCGGATTTGCTGCTGGACTCTGGGCCAACTACTTTGCCTTCGAGTCTCCTGCAGACATCTATCTCAGTGCGATTATATTACCTTGTGTAGCCGCTCTCCTGGCTTTCTTTGTGAGTAAACTCACTTGCTTGTCTAACCATTCATCCATCACCATCGCCATAGAAACAGGGTCTCAGAATGGTCTCCTAGCGACATCTGTTATAGCATTTTCCTTTCCTCAACCGGAAGCGGATCTCATGACCAGGGTTCCCGTTCTCTTCGTCACCTTCATTTTCATCGAAGGGTTATGTATGACGGCCATATACGTGGTCATGAAACGGTTTCCCGGTCGATTTGAGCTTCCAGATGATGACGATCGCGTCGACCACGACGACTTAGGTGATAAAGCAATTAAATTTGAACCATCGcatgaaaatggaaatacaaAATTGGACATATCATCAAGGATAGTTGGGGTTGGTTCCAGTGACTTCAAACAGTCCTCCAAACCAAGAAAGAAGACTAAACAATCATGGATGTTCTCGAAGTCGACTCAGGTCGACCTTGACGAGATTCGTCGAAGTTCTGATAATGCCAGGTCGAACGTTATGTCCCAGGTCCGGTCCCATTCTAGATCTGTTTCCCATGTCAACCATGCTTACGACGCTGAGGAACATGGACCAATATCTGTGTATAATATCAGCACTGCCACAATGGATGATACTGCGAACCAGAATGCTCGTCAAGTCTATATATGA
- the LOC121408270 gene encoding ileal sodium/bile acid cotransporter-like isoform X1, which translates to MVPNAGHLRMTNMATSNLILISLLSMAATMTTVDAQCGSVTLVNISYTEDFVYVYEGRQANFTLTIDDVVSDGILSFRSDSPRHFELKDPEVTFNLSVGGGYPMNITSTIIGNVISIEEMEILFTPEGSNGVIVVGSQSVGVRRIPNVLQLIYIYTLLAWVVISYISMGGSMDLKAIWEKVRRPYGILIGLFCQFIIMPALTYAVARLITDEPTAAIGIVLVGTCPGGWLSNIFSVLLDVDYTLSVTMTFFSSIIALGMMPLNLLIYATPFTGGDARLGTPYVDLVQQLVILILPVFLGIGLSYKFKKFRKFCDKVIKPISALLIICGVSLGVPADLYAYTTSPLENWIASIITPICGAFFGLALARIFARDVRTSITISLETGVQNALLGRTIVALFYPQPEADLIARVQLTFVMVTLVEGTLASIIYSLFRYLCCRKQCDKMMPKEDEVNDEEAVVVDDIDPKIGLESNGNTPNPVGVENSGFEMSDN; encoded by the exons ATGGTCCCCAACGCAGGACATCTCAG AATGACCAACATGGCTACCTCAAATTTGATTCTTATCTCACTACTGTCGATGGCAGCGACGATGACTACCGTCGATGCTCAGTGCGGATCTGTCACCCTTGTCAACATCAGCTACACAGAGGATTTCGTTTACGTCTACGAAGGACGCCAGGCAAACTTCACATTGACCATTGATGACGTGGTTAGCGATGGGATCCTCTCTTTCAGGTCAGATAGCCCACGTCACTTCGAGTTGAAGGACCCGGAAGTGACCTTTAACCTGTCAGTGGGTGGAGGTTATCCAATGAACATCACTTCGACTATCATTGGAAATGTGATATCGATCGAG gaaatggAAATATTATTTACCCCTGAAGGCTCAAATGGCGTCATAGTTGTCGGTTCTCAAAGCGTAGGCGTCCGTCGTATTCCAAACGTTCTGCAATTGATTTACATCTACACTCTACTTGCATGGGTAGTGATAAGCTACATATCTATGGGTGGCAGCATGGATCTCAAAGCAATCTGGGAGAAAGTTCGACGCCCTTATGGTATCCTGATTGGTCTGTTTTGTCAGTTCATCATCATGCCTGCTCTTACTTACGCCGTTGCCCGTCTCATTACTg ATGAGCCTACAGCAGCAATTGGTATCGTCTTGGTCGGCACATGTCCTGGCGGATGGTTAAGTAATATCTTCAGCGTTCTTCTCGATGTCGATTACACCTTGAGCGTGACCATGACATTCTTCTCCTCCATCATCGCGCTCGGTATGATGCCCCTCAATCTCCTCATCTACGCCACGCCCTTTACTGGTGGTGACGCACGACTTGGCACACCATATGTCGACCTCGTCCAGCAGCTCGTCATCCTCATCCTACCCGTCTTCCTCGGTATAGGCCTCTCCTATAAATTCAAGAA ATTCAGGAAGTTTTGTGATAAAGTCATTAAACCGATCTCAGCCCTTCTCATCATATGTGGAGTGTCGCTTGGTGTTCCAGCAGACCTCTATGCCTACACCACGTCACCACTTGAG aACTGGATCGCCAGTATAATCACCCCAATTTGCGGAGCATTCTTCGGTCTCGCCTTAGCTCGTATCTTCGCTCGCGATGTCCGGACATCGATCACCATCTCGTTGGAGACAGGTGTTCAGAATGCTCTCCTTGGCCGTACCATCGTCGCGCTCTTCTACCCTCAACCGGAGGCTGATCTCATTGCTCGAGTTCAACTCACATTTGTCATGGTGACCCTCGTCGAAGGAACGCTGGCGTCTATCATCTATTCGTTATTCAG GTATCTATGTTGTCGCAAGCAGTGTGATAAGATGATGCCGAAAGAGGATGAAGTCAATGATGAGGAGGCTGTGGTAGTCGATGACATCGACCCCAAAATTGGTCTTGAGAGCAATGGTAACACGCCCAACCCAGTCGGAGTTGAGAATTCGGGCTTTGAGATGTCTGACAATTAG